Genomic window (Elusimicrobiota bacterium):
CCCCGCGCACCGCTCGCCCCTCCCGGGGGCAGGCCTCCAGCGGCGACGCTGCCGCAGCCTCAGAAGGGCGTGGACTTTGCTGTGCAAGTCACGCAGTCGAAGTAGATTCCTGCTCCGAATCCGCATGCACAGAACCGCTAACGGCGGTTGGAGCGATGATTCTTTGGCGGGAAGAAGAGGGCCTTCATGCGCAGGCGCAGGAAGATCCGCAGGACACCGGACGCGGCGTTCCAGAGCTCCTCGGTGTTGACCGAGCTTTCTCCGCGCAGGCGATTGACGAAGATCGTGGGAGTCTCTCCGATCCGGTATCCGCGATTATGGAGATTGAGGAGGGTCTCACTGAGAGGGATGAAGCCCTTTCCCATCCGCCCGCAGGTGGCCGTGACGCACTCGGCGGCTTCGCGCGAATAGGCGCGGAAGCCGTTCGTGTAGTCGGTGATCGGTACGCCGAGCAGGGCCCGCGCGACAAGGTTTGCGAAGCGGGAGAAGAGGAGGCGCGTCCAAGGCCAGTTTTCGATGCTGCTCTGGGGAAGATAGCGGCTGGCGATGAGCAGGTCCAGTCCGCGTCCTCGTAGCCCCTGTTCCAACTCTGCGACTTGGGAGGGGGGGTGGGAGAAGTCCGCATCCATCTCGATGATGCGGAGGCACCCCTGGGAGAGCAGTTCCTTCATCCCCAGGAGTACGGCGGAGCCGCGTCCTTCTTTCGCGTCCCGGTGGATCATCCGCACGCCGTCCAGGGCGAGTTCCTCGACGGCCTTGACGGTCAATAGGTCCGGGGAGTCGTCCACGACGACGATGCGGACTTCGGGCAGGGCGACGCGCACCTGCTGGAGAAGCTCGGCGATGCTCTCCTGTTCCCGATAACAAGGGACGACGAGGCCGATAGTGGGAGGGTTCATCATCAGGTGGTTACGGGGTTATTTTAGTAGAATCGCGACTGGAATGAAGACCGAAAATGAAGGGAAGCCCGGTCTCTCCCGGGCCTCGGCGTTTCCTCTCGCGCCCTTGACGCACCTCGACATCGTTCTCTATTCCCTGCTCATCCTCCTCTGCGCAGTGTCCTTCCAACAGAAGGACCTCTTGGATACTTGCCGGGCTTCGCTCGCTTATCTGTCGGGGCATGTCTTCGACTTCTACGACTTCAACGCGTCGTATCCTCCTGCCTGCATGTACCTTCCCTCCACGTACGTCCTCTTCGCTCTCTGGGGGATACCTCTGAAGCTCATGGGGCTTCTCCCGGCCGCGCCGGCGGAGGTCGGAACTTTCTTCCTCTGGTTCAAGCTTCTGACGACGATTTTTGTAGCCGGCTCCGCCTATCTTATCCACCGGATTGGTCGGGTCCTCGGCCTTTCTCCGCGTAGCGCCATGCTGATGGCCGCTTTCTGGCTTGCCTCCCCGATCATGCTCTATTCGCAGTTCATGCTCGGACAATATGACGTTTTCACGACGTTCTTCATGCTCGCCGGGCTTTGCTTTCTGTTGGAGGAGCGGATGGAGCTCTTCGCCCTCTCCTTCGGCGCCGCGCTCACGTTCAAGTATTTCTCGGCCTTCATCTTTCTTCCCTTGCTGCTTCTTAAGGAGCGGCGGCCACTGCGGCTCGCGCTCTCCATGGGCCTCTTCATCCTCCCGCTT
Coding sequences:
- a CDS encoding glycosyltransferase, whose amino-acid sequence is MMNPPTIGLVVPCYREQESIAELLQQVRVALPEVRIVVVDDSPDLLTVKAVEELALDGVRMIHRDAKEGRGSAVLLGMKELLSQGCLRIIEMDADFSHPPSQVAELEQGLRGRGLDLLIASRYLPQSSIENWPWTRLLFSRFANLVARALLGVPITDYTNGFRAYSREAAECVTATCGRMGKGFIPLSETLLNLHNRGYRIGETPTIFVNRLRGESSVNTEELWNAASGVLRIFLRLRMKALFFPPKNHRSNRR